The proteins below are encoded in one region of Streptomyces sp. NBC_00490:
- a CDS encoding DAK2 domain-containing protein, with the protein MAQVPQTFFDALAVRTWCGLALTALGRAREEIDAINVYPVADGDTGTNLYLTMESAVAAVEAAFEGHGVGPGGRPGGSGGAGKPSPADAARAMAHGALIGARGNSGTILAQLLRGMAQVLAADSDTPHTDGAGLRLAFRHAADSARQAVAHPVEGTVLSVASAAADAAERTDGGCGAVARAAYEGAREALAATPGQLAVLERAGVVDAGGRGLVAVLGALVETFTGEAPGAVPGRLPRVGHEGSGAFHARVDTGGAERTDGVAAPGAVASVAYGDPRGGSLSFDSGSAARADALAVGAVGPGDVDECADSPPEQGGPAFEVIYLLEAEDDAVDRLRMRLDGLGDSLVVVGGDGLWNVHVHVDDAGAAVEAGVEAGRPYRIRITHFALGDVHTRGGERPPRERVQRAVVAVVPGEGLAGLYSEAGATTVLARPGEPPASGEMVEAVRRAHAREVVLLPNDADLRHTAAAAAEQARAEGIRVALIPTRSAVQGIAALAVHEPERRFDEDVVSMTSAAGATRYAEVVLAERQSWTMAGICQAGDVLGLIEGDVSVIGSDVTAAAETVLDRMLSAGGELVTLVLGDEAPESIADHLEARVREGHLGVDTVVYRGGRQGALLLIGVE; encoded by the coding sequence GTGGCGCAGGTGCCGCAGACATTCTTCGATGCTCTCGCGGTACGCACCTGGTGCGGCCTCGCGTTGACGGCGCTGGGGCGGGCGCGCGAGGAGATCGACGCGATCAATGTCTACCCCGTCGCCGACGGGGACACCGGCACGAACCTGTACCTGACCATGGAGTCCGCCGTCGCGGCCGTCGAGGCCGCCTTCGAGGGCCACGGGGTCGGCCCCGGAGGCCGCCCGGGCGGCTCGGGGGGTGCCGGGAAGCCGTCACCGGCCGACGCGGCGCGCGCGATGGCGCACGGCGCCCTCATAGGCGCCCGGGGCAACTCCGGCACGATCCTCGCGCAACTGCTGCGCGGCATGGCCCAGGTGCTCGCCGCCGACAGCGACACACCTCACACCGACGGGGCCGGCCTGCGGCTCGCCTTCCGGCACGCCGCCGACTCCGCCCGCCAGGCCGTGGCTCACCCGGTCGAGGGCACGGTCCTCTCGGTCGCCTCGGCGGCGGCCGACGCGGCCGAGAGGACCGACGGCGGCTGCGGGGCGGTCGCCCGGGCCGCCTACGAAGGGGCACGGGAGGCTCTCGCGGCCACTCCCGGCCAGCTGGCCGTGCTGGAGCGAGCCGGGGTGGTCGACGCCGGGGGGCGGGGACTGGTGGCGGTGCTCGGGGCGTTGGTGGAGACGTTCACGGGGGAGGCGCCGGGGGCGGTCCCCGGGCGGCTCCCACGGGTGGGGCACGAAGGGTCAGGGGCCTTCCACGCGCGCGTGGACACCGGTGGCGCGGAGAGGACTGACGGTGTCGCGGCACCTGGCGCTGTCGCTTCCGTGGCCTACGGCGATCCGCGCGGAGGCTCCCTGTCCTTCGACTCCGGCTCCGCGGCTCGGGCCGATGCCCTTGCGGTCGGGGCGGTGGGCCCCGGTGACGTCGACGAGTGCGCCGACAGCCCCCCCGAGCAGGGCGGGCCCGCCTTCGAGGTGATCTATCTCCTGGAGGCCGAGGACGACGCCGTGGACCGGCTGCGGATGCGGCTCGACGGTCTCGGGGACTCGCTCGTCGTGGTGGGCGGCGACGGACTGTGGAACGTCCATGTGCACGTCGACGACGCGGGCGCCGCGGTGGAGGCGGGAGTCGAGGCCGGGCGGCCCTACCGGATCCGGATCACACACTTCGCGCTCGGCGACGTGCATACACGGGGCGGTGAACGGCCGCCGCGGGAGCGGGTGCAGCGGGCCGTCGTCGCCGTCGTACCCGGCGAGGGCCTGGCCGGGCTCTACAGCGAGGCCGGCGCGACGACCGTGCTCGCCCGCCCCGGAGAGCCGCCCGCCAGCGGGGAGATGGTCGAAGCCGTACGGCGGGCCCACGCGCGCGAGGTCGTCCTGCTGCCCAACGACGCCGACCTGCGCCACACCGCCGCCGCGGCGGCCGAACAGGCCCGCGCGGAGGGCATCCGCGTCGCCCTCATCCCGACCCGCTCCGCAGTCCAGGGCATCGCGGCGCTCGCCGTGCACGAGCCCGAGCGCCGCTTCGACGAGGACGTCGTGTCGATGACCTCGGCGGCCGGCGCGACCCGCTACGCCGAGGTCGTCCTCGCCGAGCGCCAGTCCTGGACCATGGCCGGCATCTGCCAGGCCGGCGACGTGCTCGGCCTCATCGAGGGCGACGTGTCCGTCATCGGCTCGGATGTCACCGCCGCCGCCGAGACCGTCCTGGACCGCATGCTCTCGGCAGGCGGCGAACTGGTCACCCTCGTCCTCGGCGACGAGGCACCCGAGTCCATCGCCGACCACCTCGAAGCACGCGTGCGTGAGGGACACCTCGGCGTCGACACGGTGGTCTACCGGGGCGGACGCCAAGGAGCCCTGCTGCTCATCGGGGTCGAGTAG